Within Halorussus sp. MSC15.2, the genomic segment TCACCTCTGGGTCCGCGCTCGCGTCAACCGCCGCGTGTTCTCCGTGACTGTTTCGAGAGACTCGGTCTCTCGGTCCTCGGAGGAAGACTCCGAGACGCCGTCCATTATCGCGCTCCCGACGAGCAGGCCGTCGGCCCCCGCCTCGACCATCCGGCGGGCGTCGCCGGGCGAACCGATACCGCTCTCCGCGACGAGGGTCACGTCGCCGGGCGCTTGGGGCGCGACCGTCTCGAAGGTTTCGAGGTCCACCTCCAACTTCGCCAAGTCGCGGTTGTTCACGCCGATTAGCTCCGCGCCCGCCGCGACCGCTCGCTCCAACTCCGCGGCGTCGTGGACCTCCACGAGCGGTTGGAACCCGCGCGCCTCCGCGGCCGCCACGAGGTCGGCGAGGTCATCATCTTCTCGCGGGCAGGGAGACGGCTCTGCCGTCTCTTCCGAGGCGGTTACACCGCCTCGCGGCCCGCTCGAATGGTCCGCGGAGCTCCGCTCCGCGCTACCCACGAACCGGGCGATGAGCAGGACCACGTCGGCCGCCACGGTGTCGAGTTGGCTCTCGCGCACGACGAAGTCCTTCCGGAGGACCGGCACGTCCACGGTCTCGCGGATTCGCCGCAGGTTCTCGGGCGACCCCCCGAAGTGGTCCGGTTCGGTCAGCACCGAGAGCGCGGCCGCGCCGCCATCCACCATGCGCTCGGCCAGTTCCACGGGGTCGGCGTCTCGGGTCCCGTCGGTCGTCGGACTCGTGGGCTTCACCTCTGCGATGACCGGGACGCGTCCGTCGGTCTCCGCCCGCGAGAGGGCCGCGGGGAGCGACCGAGCATCGACCGAGAGCGGCCCGCCCTCCGGGTCGCCGCGGGCCTCCGCGGACCGGAGGATGGACGCGACCGCGGGCGCGAGTTCCTCGCTATCGTTCATCGTTGTGCATCAACGGACGGAATTGTACATAAGGCTTGCGTCTACCCGGACCCCGGTCGGGGAACGGCGAAACCCCGAATCAGAATTAGAACCGCCGGGACTGCGGAACGCTCGGAGAACAGGGAGTCACGCCGACGAATTCGAAATCGACGTCGGGTCGGCGGTCGGCGACGGGAGGTCGGCCATCTCGCTCGCGTGTCGGCGTCGCAGCGACTCGTACCGCGCGACGAACCGGGCGAACGCCTCGTTCGACCGGCGCTCCTCCGCCGACGTCACGGCGCGGAGTACCCGGTACTTCTCCGCGAGCGCCGCGCAGGTCCGGACCGCCGGGTCGGCCGAGGAGAGCGCCGCGAACCGGTCGATAGTCGCGCGAAACTGGTCGCGGGAGACGGGTTTTCGGAGGTACACGTCCACGGGCACGTCCGCGAGGTCGACGGTCGGGGTCGCGCTGGTGACGAATCCGGTGAAGCGGTTCTCGTCGGCGAGACGCGCGACCAACTCGCGTCCGGTCGCGTCGGGCAGTCGCCGCTCGGTCAACACCGCGTCGAACTCCTCGCCGACCGTGGCGAGCGCCGCCTCGGCGTCCGCGACGGCCGACACCGTTCCGACCTCCGAACACCACTCGTCGTAGAGCGCGCGGAGCGTCGGGTCGGCGTCGACGAGTAGAACTGTCGGTCGGGATTCACGTCCACCCATAATTCCGACCACGCGGTCTCCGAATGATAAACCCCGGCGGCTGTTCCCACCTCCGGGAATCACCTTACAACATTTGGGTGACAGAAAATAAGGTCCCGACGTGGCCGAAGAAGGTACCCCCGAGGCTGTCTTAGAACTGTTGGACGGGTACACCTGCGCGATTCTGTCCGCGGCGAGTTCGCGTCCGGTGTCCGCCAAGTCGATACACGAGGCGTTCGGCGTCCCCGACTCGACGCTGTACCGCCGTCTGCCGCGACTCGTCGAGCGCGGGCTACTGACCGAGCGGACTCGCATCGACGACGACGGCAATCACTACCGAGTGTACGAGTCCCGCATCGAGCGAGTCGTCTTCGAGGTCGCCGACGGCACGGCGACCGCCCGGGTCTCGGTGGTAGACGACGACCGGACTCGGGTCGAGACGTGGCGGTTCGACTGACGGACGCTCGCGGAATCTTCAAGTCCGGACCGGCCGAATCGCAGGGTATGGACGACACTGTCGAGACCGAGGACCCGAGCGACGTCGCCGGTATCTTCGCACGCGAATCGTCGTATCTGGAGCGGTACGTCCAGTTGGGAGTCGCCAGCGGACGCGTCCTCAGCGTCTCGTTCCCGGACACGCCCGACGAGCAGGCCCAGACCGACCACGACCTGCTCGACCGCATCTTCGACTACCTCGACGGCGTCGAGGAGGACGACTTCTCGGACGTGACCGTCGCGCTCACGGTGCCGACCGACCAGCGCCGCGTGCTGGAACGCGTCCGTGGGATTCCATACGGGGACCAGATAGACGTCGAGACGCTGGCCCGGATGACCAGCGGCGTGGACCACACCGACGAGGACGACCTGAACACGGTCCGAACCGCGCTCGACCGCAACCCAGCGCCGCTGCTGATTCCGGACCACCGAGTCCGCGACGGCCCGAGCGCCGCGCCGCCCGCGGTCGAACAGAAACTCCGGTCGCTAGAGGGACTGTAACCTCGGCCGCTCGCGGTTCGACTCTCGCATAACCCTCGTTCTAGTTGATTCCCCAACATTTCTACTTCCGAACTCAGAGTCGGCCACTCCTTCGGAAAGTTAGTTTCTCCCCGCTGGCGGGACACGGGACCGGATGCGACGCGCGTCTGACGCAACGTTTACTTGTTCGCGCACAATTACCCGCCCATGACAAGCCTCGCGGAGGCCTACGAGGAGAACGTCGGCGAGGTGGGGAACGTCCGACTGCTCTATCTCGGGGTCGGTCTGTTCGCCGTCGGGGTGTCGCTCGTCGTGTTCGCGATTCTGCTCTCCACGACGGACGTCCACTCCGCGTTCGGTCTCGGCACGCTCGGTGCCCGGGAAGTCGCGGGCGTCCTCGCCGGACTCGGCGTCCCGGCGGTGTTCGTCGGCATCTTCAGCGTCCTGCCGGCCAGCCAGCGCGTCAGGGCCGCGGCCGCCATCGGGTCGGGCGTCTCGTTGCTCGGCGTCGCGCTGTTCACCCACGCCTACCCGAAGCACTGGGCCGGGTACGGCCGACAGTTGACCCTGCCGGTCGTCGCCGTCTACTTCTTCGGCGCGCTGGTCACGTTCGGGTGCCTGTTCGTCGCCGTGGTCAACTTCAAGACGCGCAACGACCCCGGCGGGACCGTCACGCTCGAAGTGAGCCACGACGGCGAGGTCCGCACCGTCGAGGTCCGGAAGGGCGAACTGGACGAGTTCGACGACTTGGACGACCTGCGCGCGCTCCGGACCGGACTGGCCGACTCGGCCGCCGGGGACCCCGACAACGACCCCGAACCGGTCCCGACCGGGATGGGCGGCGTCGGCTTCTTCGGCGACACGCCCGACGGCGAGACGCCGACGCAGACGAACCAACCGGGACGAGGAGCGCCCGGCCGGGGAAGCGCGACCAGCGACGGCGGGACCGCGGCCGACGACGACATCCGGTCGCCGCTGGACGACGCCGACGCGCCCGACCGGCCCCACCCGACCACCGACGCCTACTGCGGCAACTGCCAGCACTTCCAGTACGTCCGGACCAACGAGGGGATGCAACCCCACTGCGGCTTCTACGGCCGGACGATGAGCGACATGGACGCCTGCGAGGAGTGGGAACCGAACAGTTGACGCCGCGGCCGCGGGCCGACGCGACCCCGAACGTGTTCCGGAAAAGATAGTTACCGGCCGAGTGTCGATTGTCGCACATGGTCGAAATCAGCGCGAGCAGACTCGGCGCTCTGGGCGTTCTGGGGGTCCTCGGCGTCTGGGCAAACGAACCGGCGCTGTTCGCACTCTTCGCGTTGTTCGCGCTGTTCGGGTCCGACCGGACGCTGCGCGTCCCAACGCCCCGCGACGGAGGCGAGAGCTAGAGGTCCGAGAGCGTCTCTTCGACCGACGCCCAGTGACTCCCCTTCCAGAAGTGCTGGTCGCACTCGGGACACCGCCAGACCCGGAACTCGTCGGTGTCGGGCGCGTACTCGGGCGTCTCTGCGTCCGCCGCGAGGGCCACCAGCTCCGCGTTGCACTCGGCGCACCGCGTCGGTTCCGAGAGTTCGAGTTCGAAGCCCGCGTCGGCGAGTTCCCGGAGTTGGTCGGTCACTGGTTTCGTCGTCAGTAGGAGTCCGTCGGCGCGCTCGGCCAACTCCGCGTCCCGAGTCACGAGCAGTCGCCCTTCGGATTCTGCGAGAGCCAGCAGGTCGTCGTCGTCCTCGACGCCTCCCGGGTCGTCGCATCGCTCGTCCCCGCTCGTCCGTTCCGAGGCGCTTCGCGCCTCGCGGTCCAGCGCGTACGCCGCGTCGTACCCGCACATCCGGAGGTACGTCGCCAGTTTGCCCAGCATCGCGTCGAGCAGGAGCGCCGACTCCGCGGGCGTGCGCGTCGGCATCTCAGTCGAGGAACTCCCGCACGCCGTCGGCGTCGCGGGCGTTCAGGATATCGTCGGCCTGCGCCCACCCGCGCCGGGCGGTGTGGACGCCGTACCGGACGTGTTCGTACTCCGCCGGGGAGTGGGCGTCGGTGTCGATGGCGATGGTCGCGCCCTCCTCGACGGCCTGCTTGACCGCGCTCCCCCAGAGGTCGAGGCGATAGGGACTGCTGTTGACTTCGAGGGCGGTACCGTGGTCGGCGGCGGCGCGCGCCACCACGTCGATGTCCAACTCGACGCCGGGGCGCTGGTGTATCATCCGCCCGGTCGGGTGGCCGACGATGTCCACGCTCGGGTGTTCGATGGCGGCGACGATGCGGTCGGTCGCGTCGCCCTCCAGCGCGCTGTGGGGCGAGGCGACCACGCAGTCGAGGTCCGCCAGCAGGTCGTCGCCGACGCTGATGTCGCCGTCCCTGTCGATGTTGGCCTCGACGCCCGCGAAGACGGTGATGGGAAGGTCGTCGGCCATCGCCCGAATCTCGGCCAGTTGCTCGCGCAACTCCTCGTCGTCCAGTCCGACGCCGCCGACCATTCCCGGTCCGGTCGCGTGGTCGGCGACGCTGATGTAGTCGTGGCCGAACTCGGCCGCGGCCTCGGCCATCTCCGCGACGCTGAACCCGCCGTCGGACCACTCGGTGTGGAGGTGGAGGTCGCCCCGGATTTCGCCCTCCTCGACGAGGTCCGGCAGGTCGCCGTCCGCGGCGGCGGCTATCTCCCCGCGGTCTTCGCGCATCTCGGGTTCGATGTACGGCAGGCCGACCGCTTCGTACATCCCCGCCTCGGTCTCGCCCGCGACGCGTTCGCCGACTCGCTGGCCCGAATCGGGGTCTTCGACTTCCGAGACGTCGTCGGACGAGTCCGACGAGCCGTCCGAGCCGAGCTCGGAGACGTCGAACGCGCCGTACTCGTTTATCTTGTATCCGCGGTCGATGGCGTAGTTCCGCAACCGGATGTTGTGCTCTTTGCTCCCGGTGAAGTACTGGATGGCGCTCCCGAACTCCTCGGGCACGACGACCCGGAGGTCCACGCGCTGGCCGTCCGAGCGCACGCTGGCCTTGTCGGTCCCGGCCTCGATTACCTCGTCGGCCTCCTCCCACTCCGTGAACGCGTCGATGACCGCCTGTCGGTCGTCGCTGCCGACCAGCACGTCGATGTCGCCGATGGTCGGTTTCCACCGCCGGAGCGACCCCGCGAGTTCGCACCGGCCCGCCTCCGGAATCGCCTCGAAGAACTCCAAGGCGGCCTCGCCCACGGGTCGGGCGTCGCCGAGCAGCGACCGGCCCTGCGACTCGCGGGCGAACTGGATACCGTCGAGGATGTTCTGCTCGGTCTTCTCGCCGAACCCGGAGACCTCCCGAATCTGCCCCTCGCGGGCGGCGTGTTCGAGGTCGTCTAAGTCCCGCACGTCGAGCGCCCGGTAGAGGTCGCCCACCGTCTTGGGACCGACGCCCTCGACGCTGGTGAGTTCGGCCATCTCGACCGGCATCTGCTCGCGCTCGTCCTCCAACTGCTCGAACGTGCCCGTCTCGACCGCCTCTACGACTTTCTTCGAGATAGACTCGCCCACGTCCTGAATCCGCTGGACCGCCTCGGGACCCTCGGCGGCCAACTCCTCGATGGCCTCCGGGGAGTCGCGGATGCTCTCGGCCGCCCGCTCGTAGACCTTCGGCTTGTAGTCCACGCCCTGCGCGGACAGCAGGTCGGCGTACTCTTCGAGTAAGTCGGCGATTTCGGCGTTGCGTGTCATGGATGAATCCGTCGCGTGTTCGGGGTGAATCTGTCGGCCGTCGGTTTCAGAGTCGGCCGCGACTGCTCGCGTCGTCCCGGCCGAGCGCCTGCTTGAGGAACGACATCCAGCGCTTGCGGTCGGCGGCCTCCTGCGCCTGTTCCTCGCGTTCGAGGTCTGTCGGTCCGAGGTTCTGGAGGGCGTTGAGCGCGCGGTCGATGCCCACGACGGCGTTGACCAACTCCTCGCCCTCCGCCCGCGTGATGTCACCCTCTTCGAGCAGTTGCTTGCGCTGGAGGCGCTCGCGCCGGAGGTTCTTCTTCGCCCGGTCCACGCGGTCGCGCTCGCCCGAGGGGACGGTGTCCCGGCGCTTTATCTCGAAGACGAACTCCCGGAGGTCAATCGACTCGCCCTGCACGTCGATGGTCTCGGGGATGTCCGCCCCGACCGTCGCGCCCTCGCGCTCGACGCGCTCCAGCAGTTGTTTCCGCTCGTACTCCTTCACGCCTCTATCTCGGTGGTCCAGCGTCAAAAATTCGCCGGGAAAGGAGGTTCGGTCGGGACGGGCACGACCCGGGACGTGGGCCGCGCGTCGTAGACACGGGCGGGAACTGCCGATGCATGCGCTCGGGGCATAATCGCCCGGCGGCGCTATGATTGGCTTCAAAGCATACATGCGTGGGCTGATTACGGGAGGCCATGAAGAAGCCCGGCGAAGTGTTTGCGGACGCGAGCGTCTACGACCCCGGTATCGAGGCCATCGTCCCGCGGTACGACGAACTCCACGACGCGCTGCTCAACGCCCCGCCGCAGGACCGAAACGAGTCGATTCGGGTCCTCGAACTCGGCGCGGCACCGGCGAACTCACCACGAAACTCCTCACGCGGTTCCCGAACAGCAGCGTCCTCGCGGTGGACCACAGCGACCAGATGCTCGACGAGGCCGAGCGCAAACTGGAGACGTTCGGCGACAGGGCCACCCTCGAACGCGGAGCCTTCCCGGACGACTACCCGTCGGTCTCCGGCGAGTACGACCTCGTGGTCTCGTCGCTGGCGGTCCACCACCTCGACGAGACCCAGAAGCAGACCCTCTTCGACGCCATCTACGAGTCGCTGGTGCCCGGCGGGTGGTTCCTCAACGGCGACGTGATTCGCTTCGACGCGCCCCACCTCGAGACGCTGTCGGGCGAGATGATAGAGAACTGGGTGCGCTCGAAGGGGTGGCGCGAGGACGACTTCATGGAGGAGTGGGAGGCCAGCGACGACTACGACGACCCCTCCTCGCTGACCGACCAACTCGTCTGGCTCCGGGAGTCGGAATTCGAGGCGGTCACCTCCATCTGGCAGTACTACAACTTCGCAGTGTACGGCGGTAAGAAGCCGGAGTGAGAGTCCCCGAACACCGAGCGTCGGGGAGTATCGAGGGTCTCGGGGGTGTTAGAACGACCGGCAGAGAGACCGAGTCCAAAGAGCGACCGACCGCTTCGGGGCTGAATTTTAAGCGGACGCGGTCGGTTCGTCCCTACATGGGAAGTGACGACGTTTCGGTCGTCCGGACCGAGGTAGACGGTCACGAATCGGCGTTGCGGGAGCTACTGCTGGACTATTACGAGTTCGCCGACCGGGAGGCGCAGGCGTACTTCGACGAACTCACGGGCATCGACGTCGAGGCGGCCGTCGAGGACGACATCGACCGACTGGGGAGCGCCGCGGTGGACGACCCCCTGTTTCTGGCTCGCGACGGCGACCGAATCGTCGGGTCGGTCCAGTTGAAGCGACTGGACGAGACCACCGCCGAGGTCAAGCGGTTGTACGTCACCCCCGACTACCGGGGAAGGGGACTCGGCCGGCGACTCGTGGAGGAACTGCTGGACGGTGCCGAGCGCGACGGGTTCGAGACGCTTCGACTCGGGGTCGGGCCGTACCTCGACGCGGCGCGGTCGCTGTACGAGGACCTCGGCTTCGAGTACACGTCCCGGTACGACCAGAGCGGTGCCCCGGAAGCGGTCGGCGACGAGTGGGGGTTCATGCGACGGTCGCTCGACTGACGCCGACCCGGAACTCCCGGAACCCCGACAGATACCGTCCCCGAACCCATCGTTCCGGCGCGGAACGCGACGACCCAAATCCCTTTCAGGTCCGGCCCCCAAGGGTTCGCCAATGGCGCAGTGCGACGTGTGTGGCGAAAGCGAGAACATGCCGTACGAGTGTCGGCGGTGCGGCGGCACCTTCTGTTCGGCCCACCGACTCCCGGAGAGTCACGACTGTCCGGGGCTGAACGAGTGGAACGACCCGGACGGCGTGTTCGACAGTGGTTTCGACGACACCGTGAACGACAGCGGGCGGGCGGGCGGAATCACGGATAGAATCGGCGTCGACACCGGACCCGGCGGTCCCTTGGGCTACTTCCGAGGGAACATGACATTCGTCCTGTTGGGGCTGATGTGGATAACCTTCGCGCTCCAGTGGATAGTCCTCCTCGTCGCGCCCCAACTCTACCAGCCTCTATTCGTCCTCCAGTCCGACCACCTCCTCAACGTCTGGACGTGGTTCACGTCCATCTTCAGCCACAGTCCGACCAACTTCCTCCACATCGTCTTCAACAGCATGGTGCTGTACTTCTTCGGTCCCGTGGTCGAGCGCCGGGTCGGCAGCAAGAAGTTCGCCGTCCTGTTCCTCGTGGCGGGAGCGATAGCCGGACTCGCGCAGGTCGGCATCTACGCGCTGATGAACCCCGCCGCCCCGGCGACCGGCGTCCTCGGCGCGAGCGGTGCAGTCGCGGCGGTGCTGGGCGTGCTGACGATTCTGAACCCCAACCTCACCATCTACCTCTACTTCATCCTCCCGATGCCCCTGTGGCTGGCGACCACGCTGTTCGTCGGCTACTCGGTGTTCGTCAGCGCGGCCGGGGGCATCGGCGCGGGCGGGGTCGCCCAGTTGGCCCACCTCGCAGGCGTCGGCATCGGTCTGCTGTACGGTATCAAACTCAAGCGCGAGGGCGAGCGCGCGCCCCAGCAGTTGCAGGTCGGCGGCGGCCGGGGTCCAGGCGGTCCCGGCGGCCCCGGCGGTCCGGGCGGACGTTTCTAACCCCTCCGCCCCGTCTGTTCTCCCATGACGCCAGTTCATCCCGAGTTCGTCCCCGACCCGACGCTCTCCCGCGAGGAGATGGAGCGACTCCAGCGCGACATCGCCGAGGTCGCGGTCTTCGAGGACGACTTCGCGTTCGACCCCGCGGCGGTGCGGGCCGACCAGACCGACGACGGCCAGACCGCGCTCGGCGCGGCGACCGACGACGCCGAACCCCCGGTGGTCGTCGGCGTGGACCAGGCGTTCGTGGACGCGTTCTCCGAGGAGGCGCTCGCGGTCAGCGCCATCGTCGCCACGCGCGGGGGCGAGGTAATCGAGGAGGTCCACGCGGTCGAACCGACCGAGATTCCCTACGTCCCCGGACTCCTCTCGTTCCGCGAGGGCGGGGCCATCCTCTCGGCGTTCGAGAAGTTGTCGGTCGACCCCGACCTCGCGGTCCTCGACGGGAGCGGGCGCATCCACTTCCGACAGGCCGGAATCGCCACGCACGTCGGCGTCACGCTCGACGTGCCCGCGGTCGGGGTCGCAAAGAGCCTGCTCTGCGGTCGGCCCCGAGAGTCGCTGGACGAGTATCTGTCTCAGGGCGCGCGCGTCGCCATCGAGGCGGACGACAGCGTGACCGCGCCGCCGGGAACGGTCATCGGCCACGCCTACCAGTCGCGCCAGTACGACAACCCCGAGACGCGCCACGTCAATCCGCTCTACGTCAGCCCCGGCCACCGCGTGAGCGCCGAGACCACGACCGACCTCGTGGAACGCCTCTGTGCGGGCTACAAACTGCCCGAACCGACTCGGCTGGCCGATAACTACGCCGACGAAGTGAAGGCCGAAGTCCGCGACTGAGGCCGACGAGGTGAGTCCACCGCCGGAGCGAACGACCGGGCGGGGCGTTCCACGCGTCCGTCGAAGTTCTCCATCCCTTACACGTCCTCGGCGACCCGTGGTGCGACGCCCAGTGACACCCCGAAGCGACGAAATTTATCTGTCCGGACCGCGACAGTGCGAGCGTGACCGAAACTGTCCTCATCACCGGTTGTTCGTCGGGCATCGGGCGCGAGACGGCGCACTGCTTCCTCGAAGACGGGTGGGAAGTGTACGCGACGGCCCGCAACCCCGCCGATATCCAGTCGCTCGGCGACGCGGGGGCAAACGTCGCCTCGCTCGACGTGACCGACGAGGACGACGCCGAGCGCGTCGTCGAGCGCATCATCGACGAGAAGGGGCGCATCGACTGTCTCGTCAACAACGCGGGGTACGCCCAACTCGGCCCGGTCGAAGACGTGACGACCGAGAGCGTCGAGAACCAGTTCGAGGTGAACGTCTTCGGTCCCCACCGCCTGCTTCGCGAGGTGCTACCTCACATGCGCGACCGCCGGACCGGGACTGTCGTCAACGTCTCCAGCGTGTCGGGACGACTCGCCACGCCCGGGATGGGTATCTACAACGGGTCGAAGTTCGCCATGGAGGGAATCAGCGACGCCCTGCGACCCGAGGTGTCGGAGTACGGTATCGACGTGGTACTGGTCGAACCCGGCCCGGTGGACACCGCCTTCGCGGAGCGGGCCTCCGACGAAGTCGAGGGGTTGGAGCGCTCGGACGCCTACGAGACGCTGTACTCCATTCTGGACGACACCGAGGCCGTCGGCGGCGGCGGTCCGGGCGCGGTGGCCCCTCGCAGAGTGGCCGAGACGATTCTGGACGCCGCGAATCTGACCGACCCCGCCGCGCGCTACCCGGTCGGACAGGTAGCGAAGGTGGCGATGCTCGGTCGGTTCGTCCCCGCGAAGTTGCGCGACAAGTTCTACAGACTCGCGCTCTCGCTGGTGGCGAAGAATCCGCTCG encodes:
- a CDS encoding endonuclease V, whose amino-acid sequence is MTPVHPEFVPDPTLSREEMERLQRDIAEVAVFEDDFAFDPAAVRADQTDDGQTALGAATDDAEPPVVVGVDQAFVDAFSEEALAVSAIVATRGGEVIEEVHAVEPTEIPYVPGLLSFREGGAILSAFEKLSVDPDLAVLDGSGRIHFRQAGIATHVGVTLDVPAVGVAKSLLCGRPRESLDEYLSQGARVAIEADDSVTAPPGTVIGHAYQSRQYDNPETRHVNPLYVSPGHRVSAETTTDLVERLCAGYKLPEPTRLADNYADEVKAEVRD
- a CDS encoding helix-hairpin-helix domain-containing protein translates to MTRNAEIADLLEEYADLLSAQGVDYKPKVYERAAESIRDSPEAIEELAAEGPEAVQRIQDVGESISKKVVEAVETGTFEQLEDEREQMPVEMAELTSVEGVGPKTVGDLYRALDVRDLDDLEHAAREGQIREVSGFGEKTEQNILDGIQFARESQGRSLLGDARPVGEAALEFFEAIPEAGRCELAGSLRRWKPTIGDIDVLVGSDDRQAVIDAFTEWEEADEVIEAGTDKASVRSDGQRVDLRVVVPEEFGSAIQYFTGSKEHNIRLRNYAIDRGYKINEYGAFDVSELGSDGSSDSSDDVSEVEDPDSGQRVGERVAGETEAGMYEAVGLPYIEPEMREDRGEIAAAADGDLPDLVEEGEIRGDLHLHTEWSDGGFSVAEMAEAAAEFGHDYISVADHATGPGMVGGVGLDDEELREQLAEIRAMADDLPITVFAGVEANIDRDGDISVGDDLLADLDCVVASPHSALEGDATDRIVAAIEHPSVDIVGHPTGRMIHQRPGVELDIDVVARAAADHGTALEVNSSPYRLDLWGSAVKQAVEEGATIAIDTDAHSPAEYEHVRYGVHTARRGWAQADDILNARDADGVREFLD
- a CDS encoding DUF5788 family protein; this translates as MKEYERKQLLERVEREGATVGADIPETIDVQGESIDLREFVFEIKRRDTVPSGERDRVDRAKKNLRRERLQRKQLLEEGDITRAEGEELVNAVVGIDRALNALQNLGPTDLEREEQAQEAADRKRWMSFLKQALGRDDASSRGRL
- a CDS encoding MGMT family protein, with translation MDDTVETEDPSDVAGIFARESSYLERYVQLGVASGRVLSVSFPDTPDEQAQTDHDLLDRIFDYLDGVEEDDFSDVTVALTVPTDQRRVLERVRGIPYGDQIDVETLARMTSGVDHTDEDDLNTVRTALDRNPAPLLIPDHRVRDGPSAAPPAVEQKLRSLEGL
- a CDS encoding HalX domain-containing protein gives rise to the protein MGGRESRPTVLLVDADPTLRALYDEWCSEVGTVSAVADAEAALATVGEEFDAVLTERRLPDATGRELVARLADENRFTGFVTSATPTVDLADVPVDVYLRKPVSRDQFRATIDRFAALSSADPAVRTCAALAEKYRVLRAVTSAEERRSNEAFARFVARYESLRRRHASEMADLPSPTADPTSISNSSA
- a CDS encoding rhomboid family intramembrane serine protease; this encodes MAQCDVCGESENMPYECRRCGGTFCSAHRLPESHDCPGLNEWNDPDGVFDSGFDDTVNDSGRAGGITDRIGVDTGPGGPLGYFRGNMTFVLLGLMWITFALQWIVLLVAPQLYQPLFVLQSDHLLNVWTWFTSIFSHSPTNFLHIVFNSMVLYFFGPVVERRVGSKKFAVLFLVAGAIAGLAQVGIYALMNPAAPATGVLGASGAVAAVLGVLTILNPNLTIYLYFILPMPLWLATTLFVGYSVFVSAAGGIGAGGVAQLAHLAGVGIGLLYGIKLKREGERAPQQLQVGGGRGPGGPGGPGGPGGRF
- a CDS encoding Mut7-C RNAse domain-containing protein, whose amino-acid sequence is MPTRTPAESALLLDAMLGKLATYLRMCGYDAAYALDREARSASERTSGDERCDDPGGVEDDDDLLALAESEGRLLVTRDAELAERADGLLLTTKPVTDQLRELADAGFELELSEPTRCAECNAELVALAADAETPEYAPDTDEFRVWRCPECDQHFWKGSHWASVEETLSDL
- a CDS encoding GNAT family N-acetyltransferase, producing MGSDDVSVVRTEVDGHESALRELLLDYYEFADREAQAYFDELTGIDVEAAVEDDIDRLGSAAVDDPLFLARDGDRIVGSVQLKRLDETTAEVKRLYVTPDYRGRGLGRRLVEELLDGAERDGFETLRLGVGPYLDAARSLYEDLGFEYTSRYDQSGAPEAVGDEWGFMRRSLD
- a CDS encoding class I SAM-dependent methyltransferase; its protein translation is MDHSDQMLDEAERKLETFGDRATLERGAFPDDYPSVSGEYDLVVSSLAVHHLDETQKQTLFDAIYESLVPGGWFLNGDVIRFDAPHLETLSGEMIENWVRSKGWREDDFMEEWEASDDYDDPSSLTDQLVWLRESEFEAVTSIWQYYNFAVYGGKKPE
- a CDS encoding SDR family oxidoreductase, which translates into the protein MTETVLITGCSSGIGRETAHCFLEDGWEVYATARNPADIQSLGDAGANVASLDVTDEDDAERVVERIIDEKGRIDCLVNNAGYAQLGPVEDVTTESVENQFEVNVFGPHRLLREVLPHMRDRRTGTVVNVSSVSGRLATPGMGIYNGSKFAMEGISDALRPEVSEYGIDVVLVEPGPVDTAFAERASDEVEGLERSDAYETLYSILDDTEAVGGGGPGAVAPRRVAETILDAANLTDPAARYPVGQVAKVAMLGRFVPAKLRDKFYRLALSLVAKNPLGD
- a CDS encoding helix-turn-helix domain-containing protein, with amino-acid sequence MAEEGTPEAVLELLDGYTCAILSAASSRPVSAKSIHEAFGVPDSTLYRRLPRLVERGLLTERTRIDDDGNHYRVYESRIERVVFEVADGTATARVSVVDDDRTRVETWRFD
- a CDS encoding indole-3-glycerol-phosphate synthase, which encodes MNDSEELAPAVASILRSAEARGDPEGGPLSVDARSLPAALSRAETDGRVPVIAEVKPTSPTTDGTRDADPVELAERMVDGGAAALSVLTEPDHFGGSPENLRRIRETVDVPVLRKDFVVRESQLDTVAADVVLLIARFVGSAERSSADHSSGPRGGVTASEETAEPSPCPREDDDLADLVAAAEARGFQPLVEVHDAAELERAVAAGAELIGVNNRDLAKLEVDLETFETVAPQAPGDVTLVAESGIGSPGDARRMVEAGADGLLVGSAIMDGVSESSSEDRETESLETVTENTRRLTRARTQR